The sequence below is a genomic window from Anopheles cruzii chromosome 3, idAnoCruzAS_RS32_06, whole genome shotgun sequence.
tgccctttttctccttttcaCACTATCGGTGCGCGTAGCTCACGACGGTACAGCAAATCCGACGATGCATTTACCCAAAAACGGTGTCTCACCTGGTTCCGGGAGTACACGACACCGGATGATCCCGACACTTTAGGTGAGTGTGGTTCTGGCGAGGTTCGGTGTTGTTCCGGATGTTAAGTAACGGATGTCTTGCGGAGGCTACAAAAGCGCCGTACCTTGCACAATGAATCTAATTATAAGCGTAATGAAGAGATAACAACGTTTCGCCTTTGTGTCTTTTGTGACAGGTCCGGAAGGGATGGAAAAATTCTGTGAAGACATCGGTGTGGAACCGGAAAACGTGGccatgctggtgctggcgtaCAAGATGGGCGCCAAACAGATGGGATTCTTCACCCAGAGCGAGTGGGTCAAGGGGTTGACCGATCTACAGTGCGACACGGCGTCCAAAGTGCAATGCAAGCTGGACTTTCTCCGAGGTCTTCTGAACGATCCAAATAACTTCAAAATCATCTACAGATACGCGTACGACTTTGCGAGGGTAAGGTCCGAGGCTGAAAAAAGCCACTCCATCCGTGTTAATCGTGGAACCCCTTTTTCACCGCAGGATAAAGACCAACGTAGTATGGACATCGAAACGGCTCGGGcgatgctgcagctgctgctcggcaaGCACTGGCCACTTTATCCACAGTTCGCTCAATTCCTAGAGCAGTCCAAGTACAAAGTGATCAACAAGGATCAGTGGTGTAATATTCTAGAGTTTTCCCGCACTATCTCCAACGACTTGACAAACTACGACGTCGATGGAGCTTGTAAGTAGTCCGCCAAACACCGGAACCAGACGCATCTGGGAACGGATCGCTAAAGTCAGCCTGTTCCATGTTTTAGGGCCCGTCATGCTCGATGAGTTCGTAGAATGGCTAAGACAATTGCGAGCACAGCCCACGATTAGCTGAGACTTGCTGCTACACTAAACGCGTGCGGACAGGGAGCAGCCACCGTTAAGCagaacacaaaacacgaagaaaatcaaacagaacAAGACACAGCAAACCAAATCCCATCCCCTCCAGCAGTGACAGCATCAGCTCCAAAATCCGCGTAGACCGAGAGACAACCCGGGGACCACGTAAAGGCCCGTGGGGGAATGTAAGCGTTGTAAATTATGTGTATGTATGTGCAGCTTTGTTTTGCGCCTTGCCGtcatcgatcgcgatcgcaagCGTGTTTGATCGGTTAGCGTCTAGAACGTTTTGTGATTGTAACTGACTTTGTCGATATAGTTCTTTCGAGGTTCACCTTTCTGTCATAATCCAATCCACGCGATTCCGCACATTGAATTGATTGTTtgcgatttctttttcttctaaatTGTATGCCCCAACGTTTCGTGATAATAATTTACTTGTTCGACATTGTTCGTTTGAGGTTCACCCTCCTTTCGGAAGCCAATCCACGCAATTCCGCGTATTGAATTGATTGTTTGCGAtttctttctcttccaaaTTGTATTCCCCAACCGGTTGCGACCAACAGAAAGAttaaacaaaacggaaaccaaaacCATCAGTGTTCTACTTCAAGCGATGCACAAGAAaggggccagccagcaggaAGGCTCGGGTTAGCAGCGGGTACTCATTGCGTGCGAATGCGTGACATATTTAAATGCGACCGCGAGAGCTGAGTGAGACAGACGAATGAGAACAATAAGTGAAATTGTTAATGATAGACGAGAACAGAGACTATGGACATGGTCCGGGAGCCCCCGTCCCACCATGAGAGGAGTGTGGCGGCCACGCCTGGAGCTTCCTCGAACCTGTGTAAACTATTTATGATATTTGTCGTGCCGGACCCGGCCTCTGCTCGAAGGGTCTTGCAAGCAGTCTATTCTAATCAACAGTTCTCACAGACACAGCCTCTCCCGGAGGGCAAGGTTCTCCGGTGGGCCCGGCGTGTATAGTGTGTAGTGTGGAGGGCATGGAACGTAGGAATCAATATGTACGCAACACTaactaacaaaaaaacaatagggTATACAGAGTAACACCGAAGCGGCAGTGTCTCACCTGGTTCCGGGAGTACACGACACCGGATGATCCCGACACTTTAGGTGAGTGTGGTTCTGGCGAGGTTCGGTGTTGTTCCGGATGTTAAGTAACGGATGTCTTGCGGAGGCTACAAAAGCGCCGTACCTTGCACAATGAATCTAATTATAAGCGTAATGAAGAGATAACAACGTTTCGCCTTTGTGTCTTTTGTGACAGGTCCGGAAGGGATGGAAAAATTCTGTGAAGACATCGGTGTGGAACCGGAAAACGTGGccatgctggtgctggcgtaCAAGATGGGCGCCAAACAGATGGGATTCTTCACCCAGAGCGAGTGGGTCAAGGGGTTGACCGATCTACAGTGCGACACGGCGTCCAAAGTGCAATGCAAGCTGGACTTTCTCCGAGGTCTTCTGAACGATCCAAATAACTTCAAAATCATCTACAGATACGCGTACGACTTTGCGAGGGTAAGGTCCGAGGCTGAAAAAAGCCACTCCATCCGTGTTAATCGTGGAACCCCTTTTTCACCGCAGGATAAAGACCAACGTAGTATGGACATCGAAACGGCTCGGGcgatgctgcagctgctgctcggcaaGCACTGGCCACTTTATCCACAGTTCGCTCAATTCCTAGAGCAGTCCAAGTACAAAGTGATCAACAAGGATCAGTGGTGTAATATTCTAGAGTTTTCCCGCACTATCTCCAACGACTTGACAAACTACGACGTCGATGGAGCTTGTAAGTAGTCCGCCAAACACCGGAACCAGACGCATCTGGGAACGGATCGCTAAAGTCAGCCTGTTCCATGTTTTAGGGCCCGTCATGCTCGATGAGTTCGTAGAATGGCTAAGACAATTGCGAGCACAGCCCACGATTAGCTGAGACTTGCTGCTACACTAAACGCGTGCGGACAGGGAGCAGCCACCGTTAAGCagaacacaaaacacgaagaaaatcaaacagaacAAGACACAGCAAACCAAATCCCATCCCCTCCAGCAGTGACAGCATCAGCTCCAAAATCCGCGTAGACCGAGAGACAACCCGGGGACCACGTAAAGGCCCGTGGGGGAATGTAAGCGTTGTAAATTATGTGTATGTATGTGCAGCTTTGTTTTGCGCCTTGCCGtcatcgatcgcgatcgcaagCGTGTTTGATCGGTTAGCGTCTAGAACGTTTTGTGATTGTAACTGACTTTGTCGATATAGTTCTTTCGAGGTTCACCTTTCTGTCATAATCCAATCCACGCGATTCCGCACATTGAATTGATTGTTtgcgatttctttttcttctaaatTGTATGCCCCAACGTTTCGTGATAATAATTTACTTGTTCGACATTGTTCGTTTGAGGTTCACCCTCCTTTCGGAAGCCAATCCACGCAATTCCGCGTATTGAATTGATTGTTTGCGAtttctttctcttccaaaTTGTATTCCCCAACCGGTTGCGACCAACAGAAAGAttaaacaaaacggaaaccaaaacCATCAGTGTTCTACTTCAAGCGATGCACAAGAAaggggccagccagcaggaAGGCTCGGGTTAGCAGCGGGTACTCATTGCGTGCGAATGCGTGACATATTTAAATGCGACCGCGAGAGCTGAGTGAGACAGACGAATGAGAACAATAAGTGAAATTGTTAATGATAGACGAGAACAGAGACTATGGACATGGTCCGGGAGCCCCCGTCCCACCATGAGAGGAGTGTGGCGGCCACGCCTGGAGCTTCCTCGAACCTGTGTAAACTATTTATGATATTTGTCGTGCCGGACCCGGCCTCTGCTCGAAGGGTCTTGCAAGCAGTCTATTCTAATCAACAGTTCTCACAGACACAGCCTCTCCCGGAGGGCAAGGTTCTCCGGTGGGCCCGGCGTGTATAGTGTGTAGTGTGGAGGGCATGGAACGTAGGAATCAATATGTACGCAACACTaactaacaaaaaaacaatagggTATACAGAGTAACGGCCGATTTGGGTCAACGCATCAACAAAACCCCCTCTTTGGCTATTGTCTCCTAAATTATGGTAACCATATTTCTAAtggcaaaatttaaaacacaatATTATCATTCTATCCATCGCGCGCCCCTTGTGTGGTAGCAGGATGAAAGATTAGCGCGTGGACGAAAACCGCGGGCCAGGAAACCAAAAGCAACCAAAACTATGctcgaaaaaacaacaaaaacaaatgaaaaacaaccaacataCGCATAATAAAAGTGCAAACTCTATCGTGAAATAACAACACTAACCCCTGTTTTTgagtgttttatttgaattctGGGTATGAAGTATAGGGTCTGCCGGTGACTCGATAGTGTCCGCTTTACTTGCAGTACCGATCGGCCTTCATTTTGCTCCGACGATTCAGCAGCTCCTCGTGCAGCGTACCGTCATCCTTGGCCTTTTTAAGCACCACTTTGTCCTCCTTGCTGATGAGCAGCTTTTTGTCTTGAAACTTTTGAAACTTTTTCCTGCAAAATATCACAGCGTTAGCGCCAGTAGCGCGTTGTTCGGGGCGGCCACTTacacaaaattaatttcgacCTGGTCCAGATCTCCCGATTCTTCCACCGGCACTTCCTTGCTGGATATGTTCTCCCGATCGATGCAGCTCCGAATCACGCAGACTTCTTCGTTGCCAACCTTCTTCTTGATGGCCACCAGCGCGTCGTCCTCCGGGTCAACTGATACGAAGCACCCGTTGGCCGCCAACAGTGCCGTCTTGCCCTGCTCGAACACCGGTTCGAACTGTTCCAGGGCCGACACGGCATCGGAGCGTCCCGTGATCATGCCGTCTTTTTCCACCTTCAGATACTTTCCGTAGCCCGACTTGAACGCCACTTTGTCCTCGTTGATCAGCACCGCACTCAAAATTTCCTCCGGATCCGGCGGGTCGCCTTCGTTGTGTGGCGCTCCAAGCGTGAACAGCCCATTGTCGAGGGCTTTGATGTACGCCTGCTTATCGAACTGTAGCGCGATGGAGCCCGTGATTTCGGTCGTCTTTTTTACCATCCACCAACCGCCGTGCTTAACGGCATCGGTATCGACCACCAgcgcccgtttggcgtccttttcCTTCTTGTGTTTCTTGTGCTTACGTTTGGTGCCTCTACAAAGAGTTGCCAACGATTGGGATTAACAGACCTGATCGCCGATCGATAACCGCTGCGTTTCATACTTTGAACTTTCGCCCTTCAGGACAAGTTTGCTCGTCTTTGCCTTGCTGTAATCGGACATTTCCGAACCGAATTtccgaacgaaaacaatggatcaCACAAGGTAtcggaatcaaaacaatcgttcTGCGAAGTGTAAACAAAGCCTATGACAACAAACGCTTCACCAGTGCTGTCACTTTGCTTCAGCACAAGGCACACACCGTATGAAGTATATGAAAAACTAGAGGAGGTTTTATATGAAAAACTAAAGGCGAGGTTTTATTCGAAAACTAAAGGAggttttgtatgaaaaactaAAGGAGAGGTTTTGTTGAAAACCTGGCAACAATTAcaccaactgtcaaatgtcaaaaaaaaaacaatgtcaATGAAATGTCAAAACGAACGCGAAGTTTACCTGAAAATGCGAAATATTTGTGTGAGATGCTCGTTTTGATACAATTTTGTACCTGTGTTGTGGCCGTAATATTTTGACATTGAGCAAGTGTTACATTTCGCCGTTGTGCGCCCTTTTATTGGGGCAGCAAAGTACTCTGGCACCGGAACGCAGCTGTGGAGCGAGATGAGTGAAGTCCGAACGCC
It includes:
- the LOC128274564 gene encoding DCN1-like protein 4 isoform X1 yields the protein MPRGKRRVAIDMRPNEEDQQSTKRQRNSYQSSRRYSKSDDAFTQKRCLTWFREYTTPDDPDTLGPEGMEKFCEDIGVEPENVAMLVLAYKMGAKQMGFFTQSEWVKGLTDLQCDTASKVQCKLDFLRGLLNDPNNFKIIYRYAYDFARDKDQRSMDIETARAMLQLLLGKHWPLYPQFAQFLEQSKYKVINKDQWCNILEFSRTISNDLTNYDVDGAWPVMLDEFVEWLRQLRAQPTIS
- the LOC128274564 gene encoding DCN1-like protein 4 isoform X2 — protein: MGDGISRRYSKSDDAFTQKRCLTWFREYTTPDDPDTLGPEGMEKFCEDIGVEPENVAMLVLAYKMGAKQMGFFTQSEWVKGLTDLQCDTASKVQCKLDFLRGLLNDPNNFKIIYRYAYDFARDKDQRSMDIETARAMLQLLLGKHWPLYPQFAQFLEQSKYKVINKDQWCNILEFSRTISNDLTNYDVDGAWPVMLDEFVEWLRQLRAQPTIS
- the LOC128274565 gene encoding DCN1-like protein 4, whose amino-acid sequence is MEKFCEDIGVEPENVAMLVLAYKMGAKQMGFFTQSEWVKGLTDLQCDTASKVQCKLDFLRGLLNDPNNFKIIYRYAYDFARDKDQRSMDIETARAMLQLLLGKHWPLYPQFAQFLEQSKYKVINKDQWCNILEFSRTISNDLTNYDVDGAWPVMLDEFVEWLRQLRAQPTIS
- the LOC128273734 gene encoding protein FRG1 homolog isoform X2, whose protein sequence is MSDYSKAKTSKLVLKGESTKRKHKKHKKEKDAKRALVVDTDAVKHGGWWMVKKTTEITGSIALQFDKQAYIKALDNGLFTLGAPHNEGDPPDPEEILSAVLINEDKVAFKSGYGKYLKVEKDGMITGRSDAVSALEQFEPVFEQGKTALLAANGCFVSVDPEDDALVAIKKKVGNEEVCVIRSCIDRENISSKEVPVEESGDLDQVEINFVKKFQKFQDKKLLISKEDKVVLKKAKDDGTLHEELLNRRSKMKADRYCK
- the LOC128273734 gene encoding protein FRG1 homolog isoform X1, with the translated sequence MSDYSKAKTSKLVLKGESSKGTKRKHKKHKKEKDAKRALVVDTDAVKHGGWWMVKKTTEITGSIALQFDKQAYIKALDNGLFTLGAPHNEGDPPDPEEILSAVLINEDKVAFKSGYGKYLKVEKDGMITGRSDAVSALEQFEPVFEQGKTALLAANGCFVSVDPEDDALVAIKKKVGNEEVCVIRSCIDRENISSKEVPVEESGDLDQVEINFVKKFQKFQDKKLLISKEDKVVLKKAKDDGTLHEELLNRRSKMKADRYCK